The genomic window GCATGGTTGGCATTTTTAGCTGGTCTTTCATCATTTTGATCTGATCGGTCATCATTCCGGCACTGTCCAGTCTTTTAGCTTCATCCAATAACTTCTGCCCTTCCTGTTTTCTGCCTTTGGAAATAGCCGCCGCCGCAAGATTCAGGGTAGCCATCGCTCTGTCGTGCTTCATGTTCAATCCGTATTCTAAAGCTTTCTTCATATAAGGTTCCACTTTGGTTGGGTGGTCCTGAGCCTGGGTAAGTCCCGTTAGATAATGGTAGTACCCATACTGGGTTTTATGAAGCTGGGATTTATAATCTGTGATGTTTTTAAGCCATTCGCCGGCCTTTTCCATATTCTGCTTTCTCAGCTGCCAGAAAGCCAGAAGGATATATTCGTTTTTAAAGAAGATAAGAATAGGCAGTGCTGCTAAAAGAAAAACAACAATTCCCCAGCCCAAACTTCTCGTGAAGATCATCATGTAAAGCCCTAACAGGATAAGAACTGCCGCAACGGCAATTTTTATATATTTATTCATTATTAAAATTTAGAAGTGCAAAGATAAGAAATTTAAGATTCAAAGTTTAGGGTTCAAGGTCTAAAGTTTTCAGTGAACTTATTGATTGAAAACTTCAGATCTCAAATCCTTTCATAGGTCTGAAAACAGAAATCATACTGATTCTTTTCATCTTTTTCATGACTAATTTCATCTGTTTTTTTCCAGATTTTAGGGTCGATCTTCGGGAAGAAAGTATCCGCTTCAAGCTCGGCCTTTACCAGAGTTACCTCAAGCCGGTCTACGATATCCATCGTCTGCTCATAGATCTTTCCGCCTCCGATAATGAAAATTTCCTCATCGATTTTCTTGGCAAACTTCACGGCTTCCTTGATGCTTCCAACGATCAGAATTCCTTCCTCGAACCAGTCGGTTTTTCTAGACACAACAATATTGGTACGATTGGGAAGCGGTTTTCCGATGCTTTCATATGTTTTCCTTCCCATGATCACCGGATGCCCCGAAGTGATCTCTTTAAAATGTTTCAAATCTTTCGGAAGATGCCAGAGCAAACGGTTTTCGAAACCGATTTCGTTCTTCTCTCCCATGGCCACCACAATTGTTGTCATTAAAATAAATTTTTACAAAATTAGCACATAATTTGTATATTTGGTTAGAACAAAAAAATATTAAAAAAATTTCAAACTATGAAAAATAAAGGTTGTCTGAGCGCAGGAACTATCGGTATCGCTCTCCTTATTATTGTTGCTGTCCTTTTCTTCTGGGGCAAAAGCGGCTACAATAATTTCGTAACGAAAGAACAGAATGTTAACACCAAATGGTCTAATGTTGAAACCGTATATCAGAAAAGAGCGAACCTGATCCCGAATCTGGAAAGAACAGTAAAATCCTATTCCAAATTTGAGCAGGAAACCTTAACAAAGGTCGTAGAAGCGCGTTCCAAAGCAACCTCTATCAATATTGATCCTACCAATATGACAGAGCAGGATCTGGCAAAATTCCAGGCAGCACAGGGTGAACTTTCCGGAGCCTTAAGCCGATTGATGGCCGTAGTGGAATCTTATCCTAACCTGAAAGCGGATCAGCAGTACATCAATTTCCAGAGGGAATATACCGCGATCGAAAACAGCATCAGAACGGAAACCGTTTATTATAACGCGGCAGCCCAGGATTATAATACTTCGATTAAAACGTTCCCGAATAATATTCTGGCGAACTTCACCAATTTTAAAGAAAAACCTTATTTCAAAGCGGCAGCAGGAGCTGAAAAAGCGCCTGAAGTATTTTCGGAATAATGGCTACTCCTTTCCTAACAGACCAGCAGATAGCTTCCCTTGTGGAAGCTATTCAGTCGGCGGAAGAACATTCTACCGGTGAAATCAGGGTGCATATCGATACGAATACCGATGAAGACAATGCTAAAGTTGCGTTGAAGGTTTTTGAAGAATTATGCATGAACAAAACAGCCGAGAAAAATGCCGTGCTGTTCCACATCAATTTTGAACGGAAATACCTGACGATTATCGGCGATACCGGGATCCACAAAAAAGTAAGCCAGGCTTATTGGGACCGCCTGCACGATTATATTACTTCCGAATTTGCCAAAGGAAATTATTATAAAGCCTTAAAAAGCGGCATTCTGGAAACCGGAATGGAGCTTAAAAAACATTTTCCCGTAACCGGAGAAAACCACAATGAACTTCCTAATGAAATTACGTTCTCTTAAACTAGTTTTTTCATTTTTACTGATCTGCTTCTACAGCTTTGTAGCAGCTCAATACACGGTTCCCCCAAAACCGGGTGTTCTGTATCCTGTTTTTGACGAAGCCAAGCTGCTGAAACCACAGGAAATAGACGCACTGAATAAAAAACTGATTGCCTTTGCAGATTCTACCTCTACCGAAATCGAAGTGGTTATCATTCCTTCAACCAAAGGGGAAGATGTAAATTTTCTTGCGACCATGTTCGGAGAGAAATGGGGCATCGGAAAAAAGAACGTTGACAACGGGATTATTTTTCTAATCGCCACTGAAGACCACACCATGTCGATCCAGCAGGGCCGCGCAGTGGAACAGTATCTGACGGCGTCGGTAGCAGGGCAGATCCTGGATTACATCGTGACACCCCATTTCAAGCAGGGCGAATGGTATGAAGGTATTGATCGCGGTACTTTTTCCATTATGGAAGCGGTTCAGGGGAAATTCAAGCCTTTGAATAACCAGGAAAGCAAAGGCGACGGCAGCCTGACGAAAATTATTATCATTGCTTTTATTATTTTTATCCTTCTCGCGATTTTCTTTGGAAACAGAGGTGGCGGAAAAGGAGGTGATGACGATGACGATGTGATCATCTCCAGAAGAGGACGCAGAAATTATCCGGGTGGATTCTTCCCTTTTCCAGGCAGCTTCGGCGGTGGATTTGGAGGCGGAAGTTCCGGCGGAGGCGGTGGATTCGGAGGCTTTGGCGGCGGTGGAAGTTTCGGAGGCGGTGGTGCTTCGGGAGGATGGTAGCAGATTTAATACTTAATTCTAATTCTATCTATTAGTATTATTATCTCATCCTTGTCATTCTGAAAGAATCTAAACGCAAATATTTCCAGTAGGTCTTTATACGCTATTGAAATCTTAAGTGATAGCAAAAATTGTGTTGGGATTTCAAACTTATATTTCCAGTATTTTTGTTATTGACGAAGTGTACATAGTCGATTGCTGAATAAATCCTGATACGAATTTTTCCAAGCAGGCATTTAATCTATATGTGGATTCCCATGTGATGACTAGTATTGCGTTAAATTAAAAGAAGATTGGCTAAATTGATTTACAGTATATTATTCGATATGCTTTGTTATTACAATACAGATCCGAAACAGACCTTTAATTCACAATCTTTTCTATTTAATTCAGTCTATAAGGTCAATATTACAAAAAAGCAAATTTTCAATCATTAATATTAATTTATATTAACATAAATCCTCAATTTTAATATTAAAAATTAATAAACCTGCCCGATTTCTATTTTTAATTCAAAACTTTTTCATTATATTTACTAAAAACAGGTTATGAAGAAGACATTGGTAGTTTTTGCACACCCTTATCTGGAGCATTCCAATTCGAATGCGGAACTCATCAATTTCTACGTCCGTCATCAGCATTTTACCCTTCGGGATCTTTATGAAGAATATCCTAATTTCCACATCGCCGCTTTTAGGGAAAGAAAAAGGATCAGGAATTACGACCGTTTTATTTTCCAGTTTCCGCTTATCTGGTTTGGAACACCTCCCCTCTTAAAACTTTGGATTGATGAAGTGTTTGACCGG from Chryseobacterium sp. SORGH_AS_0447 includes these protein-coding regions:
- a CDS encoding DUF2892 domain-containing protein, which encodes MNKYIKIAVAAVLILLGLYMMIFTRSLGWGIVVFLLAALPILIFFKNEYILLAFWQLRKQNMEKAGEWLKNITDYKSQLHKTQYGYYHYLTGLTQAQDHPTKVEPYMKKALEYGLNMKHDRAMATLNLAAAAISKGRKQEGQKLLDEAKRLDSAGMMTDQIKMMKDQLKMPTMQKHMHNPNMRNRGKFS
- a CDS encoding dihydrofolate reductase, with translation MTTIVVAMGEKNEIGFENRLLWHLPKDLKHFKEITSGHPVIMGRKTYESIGKPLPNRTNIVVSRKTDWFEEGILIVGSIKEAVKFAKKIDEEIFIIGGGKIYEQTMDIVDRLEVTLVKAELEADTFFPKIDPKIWKKTDEISHEKDEKNQYDFCFQTYERI
- a CDS encoding LemA family protein — protein: MKNKGCLSAGTIGIALLIIVAVLFFWGKSGYNNFVTKEQNVNTKWSNVETVYQKRANLIPNLERTVKSYSKFEQETLTKVVEARSKATSINIDPTNMTEQDLAKFQAAQGELSGALSRLMAVVESYPNLKADQQYINFQREYTAIENSIRTETVYYNAAAQDYNTSIKTFPNNILANFTNFKEKPYFKAAAGAEKAPEVFSE
- a CDS encoding TPM domain-containing protein produces the protein MATPFLTDQQIASLVEAIQSAEEHSTGEIRVHIDTNTDEDNAKVALKVFEELCMNKTAEKNAVLFHINFERKYLTIIGDTGIHKKVSQAYWDRLHDYITSEFAKGNYYKALKSGILETGMELKKHFPVTGENHNELPNEITFS
- a CDS encoding YgcG family protein, which translates into the protein MKLRSLKLVFSFLLICFYSFVAAQYTVPPKPGVLYPVFDEAKLLKPQEIDALNKKLIAFADSTSTEIEVVIIPSTKGEDVNFLATMFGEKWGIGKKNVDNGIIFLIATEDHTMSIQQGRAVEQYLTASVAGQILDYIVTPHFKQGEWYEGIDRGTFSIMEAVQGKFKPLNNQESKGDGSLTKIIIIAFIIFILLAIFFGNRGGGKGGDDDDDVIISRRGRRNYPGGFFPFPGSFGGGFGGGSSGGGGGFGGFGGGGSFGGGGASGGW